The proteins below are encoded in one region of Chelonia mydas isolate rCheMyd1 chromosome 11, rCheMyd1.pri.v2, whole genome shotgun sequence:
- the STK16 gene encoding serine/threonine-protein kinase 16, whose product MGHALCACARGSLSIEGQRYLLLQRLGEGGFSYVDLVEGLQDGRFYALKRILCHDKEDCREALHEVEMHGLFEHPNILRLEAHCMVEKGPKHEAWLLLPFLRRGTLWSEVEALRDKGTFLAEERIVPILLGICRGLQAIHAKGYAHRDLKPTNVLLDDEEQPVLMDLGSMNQARIEVKGSREAMAVQDWAAQRCTISYRAPELFTVESHCVIDERTDIWSLGCVLYCMMFGEGPYDLIFQKGDSVALAVQNQLRVPPSSRYSAALERLLSSMMAVSPQERPHVSHILDQLEGLQSAASGQDTTRI is encoded by the exons ATGGGCCACGCGCTGTGCGCCTGCGCGCGGGGCAGCCTCAGCATCGAGGGGCAGCGCTACCTGCTGCTGCAgcgcctgggggaggg AGGCTTCAGCTACGTGGACTTAGTGGAGGGGCTGCAGGACGGCCGTTTCTATGCCCTGAAACGCATCCTGTGCCATGACAAGGAGGACTGCCGGGAAGCCCTGCACGAGGTGGAGATGCACGGCCTCTTCGAGCACCCCAACATCCTGCGGCTCGAGGCCCACTGCATGGTAGAGAAAGGGCCCAAGCACGAGGCCTGGCTGCTGTTGCCCTTTCTCAGG AGAGGGACCCTGTGGAGCGAGGTGGAAGCTCTGCGAGACAAAGGCACCTTCCTGGCTGAGGAGCGGATTGTCCCCATTCTCCTTGGCATCTGCCGAGGGCTGCAGGCCATTCATGCCAAGGGCTATGCACACAG AGACCTGAAGCCCACCAATGTGCTGCTGGATGACGAGGAGCAGCCAGTGCTGATGGACCTGGGCTCCATGAACCAGGCCCGCATTGAGGTCAAGGGCTCCCGGGAAGCCATGGCCGTGCAG GACTGGGCGGCTCAGCGCTGCACCATCTCCTACCGGGCACCTGAGCTCTTCACAGTGGAGAGTCACTGCGTTATCGACGAGCGAACAGACATCTGG TCCCTAGGCTGCGTGCTGTACTGCATGATGTTCGGCGAGGGCCCCTATGACCTCATCTTCCAGAAGGGCGACAGCGTGGCTCTGGCTGTGCAGAACCAGCTCCGCGtgccccccagcagcag GTATTCCGCTGCCCTGGAGCGCCTGCTCTCCTCCATGATGGCAGTGAGCCCTCAGGAGCGGCCCCACGTCTCCCACATACTTGACCAGCTGGAGGGGCTGCAGTCAGCAGCAAGTGGCCAGGACACCACACGGATCTGA
- the LOC102933217 gene encoding tubulin alpha-4A chain — protein MRECISVHVGQAGVQMGNTCWELYCLEHGIQPDGQMPSEKTIGGGDDSFTTFFCETGAGKHVPRAIFVDLEPTVIDEIRTGIYRQLFHPEQLITGKEDAANNYARGHYTIGKEIIDQVLDRIRKLADQCTGLQGFLVFHSFGGGTGSGFTSLLMERLSVDYGKKSKLEFAIYPAPQVSTAVVEPYNSILTTHTTLEHSDCAFMVDNEAIYDICRRNLDIERPTYTNLNRLISQIVSSITASLRFDGALNVDLTEFQTNLVPYPRIHFPLATYAPVISAEKAYHEQLSVAEITNSCFEPANQMVKCDPRHGKYMACCLLYRGDVVPKDVNAAIAAIKTKRSIQFVDWCPTGFKVGINYQPPTVVPGGDLAKVQRAVCMLSNTTAIAEAWARLDHKFDLMYAKRAFVHWYVGEGMEEGEFSEAREDMAALEKDYEEVGLDSYEDEEEGEEY, from the exons ATG cGTGAATGTATCTCAGTCCATGTCGGCCAGGCCGGCGTCCAGATGGGCAACACCTGCTGGGAGCTGTACTGCCTGGAGCACGGCATCCAGCCGGACGGGCAGATGCCCAGCGAGAAGACCATCGGGGGAGGGGACGACTCCTTTACCACCTTCTTCTGTGAGACGGGCGCCGGGAAGCACGTCCCCAGGGCTATCTTCGTGGACCTGGAACCCACCGTGATCG ATGAGATTCGGACCGGCATCTACCGCCAGCTCTTCCACCCAGAGCAGCTCATCACCGGCAAGGAAGATGCTGCCAATAACTATGCCCGTGGGCACTACACAATCGGCAAGGAGATCATTGACCAAGTGCTGGACAGGATCCGGAAGCTG GCCGACCAGTGCACGGGGCTCCAGGGCTTCCTGGTCTTCCACAGCTTCGGGGGAGGCACCGGCTCCGGATTCACCTCCCTGCTGATGGAGCGTCTCTCCGTTGACTATGGCAAGAAGTCCAAGCTGGAGTTCGCCATCTACCCAGCACCTCAGGTCTCCACCGCAGTGGTGGAGCCCTACAACTCCATCCTGACGACCCACACCACCCTGGAGCACTCGGACTGCGCCTTCATGGTCGACAACGAGGCCATCTACGACATCTGCCGCAGGAACCTGGACATCGAGCGCCCCACCTACACCAACCTCAACCGCCTTATTAGCCAGATCGTGTCCTCCATCACCGCCTCCCTCCGATTCGATGGTGCCCTCAATGTGGATCTGACAGAGTTCCAGACCAACCTGGTGCCCTACCCCCGCATCCACTTCCCGCTGGCCACCTACGCCCCCGTCATCTCTGCAGAGAAGGCCTACCATGAGCAGCTCTCTGTGGCTGAAATCACAAACTCTTGCTTTGAGCCAGCCAACCAGATGGTGAAGTGTGACCCCCGCCACGGGAAATACATGGCCTGCTGCCTCTTGTATCGCGGGGACGTGGTGCCCAAAGATGTCAACGCTGCCATTGCTGCCATCAAAACCAAGCGCAGCATCCAGTTCGTGGACTGGTGCCCAACTGGCTTCAAGGTTGGCATCAACTACCAGCCCCCGACGGTGGTTCCCGGCGGCGACCTGGCCAAGGTGCAGCGGGCCGTGTGCATGCTGAGCAATACCACGGCCATTGCCGAGGCCTGGGCTCGGCTGGACCACAAGTTTGACCTGATGTACGCCAAGCGGGCCTTCGTGCACTGGTACGTGGGAGAGGGCATGGAGGAGGGGGAGTTCTCAGAGGCCCGGGAGGACATGGCTGCCCTGGAGAAGGATTACGAGGAGGTGGGCCTTGACTCCTATGAGGAtgaagaggagggagaggagtacTGA